From a single Nicotiana tomentosiformis chromosome 2, ASM39032v3, whole genome shotgun sequence genomic region:
- the LOC138905719 gene encoding uncharacterized protein: protein MMRDHIIGEDYELWDIVTDGPLATMKINAEGVEVPKTRADCTTEDLRKWEKNAKAKKLLVCGLGPDEYSRIQRCTTAKEIWNTLQMAHEETPQVKRSRATLLYTQYENFTMQEGETIQEMYTRFTTLTSELKSLGRIIPEKDRVEKILTRVLPITWESKITAI from the coding sequence atgatgagagatcacatcataggagaagactatgagctatgggatatTGTCACAGATGGCccactggctaccatgaagataaatgctgaaggagtagaggtgccaaagacaagagctgactgcactaCTGAGGACTTGAGGAAATGGgaaaagaatgctaaagccaaaaaattgcttgtttgtggactcggtccagatgagtacagtagaatccaAAGATGTACCACTGCTAAGGAAATCTGGAACACTTTACAAATGGCCCATGAAGAAACACCTCAAGTGAAAAGGTCTAGAGCAACTCTACTGTATACTCAATATGAAAACTTTACCATGCaggaaggagaaaccattcaagagatgtacacaaggttcactacattgacaagtgaactaaagtctcttggaaggattattcctgaaAAAGATagagttgagaagattttgacaagggttctacctattacttgggagagcaaaatcactgccatttag